In a single window of the Natronosalvus caseinilyticus genome:
- a CDS encoding DUF7563 family protein, with protein MDFTPESSTCQHCGRPVSIDYRRTHGDENGFVETCPRCRRSG; from the coding sequence ATGGACTTCACACCGGAGTCGAGTACCTGTCAGCACTGCGGTCGCCCCGTCTCGATCGACTACCGTCGAACCCACGGTGACGAGAACGGATTCGTGGAGACGTGTCCCCGGTGTCGGCGCTCTGGGTGA
- a CDS encoding DUF892 family protein: MTETIQDLFEHGLEDIYHAEHQLLDALEDLEEHTEREEIANAFAEHREETQTHIDRLEEVFDAFGEPPEKEECEGIEGLIEEYEEFLETDPSQEVLDYHNMAAAEKTEHYEIAAYGNLIPLAAQMDMPEAADLLEENLREEQDALEELKTLTEEFDMEAIPA; this comes from the coding sequence ATGACCGAAACGATCCAGGACCTGTTCGAGCACGGCCTCGAGGACATCTACCACGCCGAGCACCAGCTACTCGACGCGCTGGAAGACCTCGAGGAACACACCGAACGCGAGGAAATCGCGAACGCCTTCGCCGAACACCGCGAGGAGACCCAGACCCACATCGACCGCCTCGAGGAGGTGTTCGACGCGTTCGGCGAACCGCCCGAGAAAGAAGAGTGTGAGGGCATCGAGGGACTGATCGAGGAGTACGAGGAGTTCCTCGAGACCGATCCCAGCCAGGAGGTCCTCGACTATCACAACATGGCGGCCGCCGAGAAGACCGAACACTACGAGATCGCGGCTTATGGCAACCTGATCCCGCTGGCGGCCCAGATGGACATGCCCGAGGCGGCCGACCTGCTCGAGGAGAACCTGCGGGAGGAACAGGACGCCCTCGAGGAGTTGAAGACGCTCACCGAAGAGTTCGATATGGAAGCGATCCCGGCCTGA
- the rimI gene encoding ribosomal protein S18-alanine N-acetyltransferase, translating into MTTPTESTRTRDGVTIRQAERADLLAVVRIENTSFPQPWPYDAFTQFLGEPGFLVAETGDGRVAGYVVSDVTPNYGRDIGHVKDVAVHPDWRGSGIGSALLGRSLAVLASQGAHSVKLEVRESNDGAKRLYDRFGFDPLRRVPRYYEDGEDAIVMVRELS; encoded by the coding sequence GTGACGACCCCGACCGAGTCGACGCGGACTCGAGACGGCGTGACGATCCGCCAGGCCGAGCGGGCCGACCTCCTCGCGGTCGTGCGGATCGAGAACACGTCGTTCCCCCAGCCGTGGCCCTACGATGCGTTCACCCAGTTTCTGGGCGAGCCCGGGTTTCTGGTCGCCGAAACCGGCGACGGGCGGGTCGCCGGCTACGTCGTCTCGGACGTGACGCCGAACTACGGACGCGACATCGGCCACGTCAAGGACGTCGCCGTCCATCCCGACTGGCGCGGTTCGGGTATCGGTTCGGCGCTGCTGGGCCGGTCGCTCGCCGTCCTCGCGAGCCAGGGTGCTCACTCGGTCAAACTCGAGGTCCGGGAATCGAACGACGGGGCGAAACGCCTCTACGACCGGTTCGGGTTCGACCCGCTACGGCGGGTGCCGCGGTACTACGAAGACGGGGAGGACGCCATCGTGATGGTTCGCGAGCTTTCGTAA
- a CDS encoding MEDS domain-containing protein: protein MSNQVKRGTRQREPDREGGPGALHQHSEFRGPVEPQDTHDHSNDHFALIYERREDQFASAIPFICEGLERGEQCLYVADDNSREEVVEAMRDHGIDVNTALESGALSVLTPADTYHRTGEFDRATMLEFWEESLEQAKDEDGYTGLRAAAEMTWALEGDTSADELVEYEAVLNSLYQDEDYAVMCQYNRERFPASVIHDVIKTHPHIVSDSTVSQNFYYTPPEKFFGSEKAEAKVDRMMQTLQERTEVKTALTERQEYLERVFESSHDGILIVDPEADEIVDANRAATEMLGYTYDELVALAPSDIHPSELDAFREFVEWVFEDGTGWTDELTCHTKNRGQIPAEISASRMEHNGRPVLLAVVRDNSERRKWERAQRQLYEITSDPDRPFDEKLQDLLDLGCEHFDMELGGIAVAEPDTDHFEVEITNGEHEHLAPGKSYPLSETYCRVPADEGGTCAITAPTSDGLEGKLCYDQFGVRTYLGTYLEFEDDSNRTFWFVSTEPRADAFSEAERTFQHLMGQWVKYELERRHREQELRERTEHLSALVETAPECIKTVADDGTLLQMNSAGLDMVGANSESAVIGESVYGLIAPEHRETFREFNERICRGERGVLEFDIVGLDGTRRHMETHAAPLHRPDGTTSQLALTRDVTEQVERERELERTLDLLEKTERIADVGGWEIDPETMGVFWTDHIFELLEVDADEEPPLEDALDMYHEDDQVIVEDAVENALDSGDPFDVEARIRTNSGDIRWLRLQGVPEIVDNEAASLRGAVQDITERKQREQRLEEVIERLEASNERLEQFAYAASHDLQEPLRMVSTYLQLLERRYENALDEDGEEFLEFAVDGADRMREMIDGLLAYSRVETQGDPLERIDLDAVFDDVLADLQVQISESDAEVATDDLPRVSGDASQLRQVFQNLLENAITYSGDEKPQIHVSAERDGAEWIVSVRDEGIGIDTDNQDCIFEVFQRLHTHGEYDGTGIGLALCERIVERHGGEIWVESAPGEGATFSFTLPVTAGERREVQV, encoded by the coding sequence GTGAGTAACCAGGTCAAGCGCGGTACGCGACAGCGAGAACCGGACCGCGAGGGTGGGCCGGGGGCACTGCATCAGCACTCGGAATTTCGGGGGCCGGTCGAGCCCCAGGACACCCACGACCACTCGAACGACCATTTTGCACTCATCTACGAGCGCCGTGAAGACCAATTTGCATCTGCGATCCCGTTCATCTGCGAGGGGCTCGAACGTGGCGAACAGTGTCTGTACGTCGCCGACGACAACTCCAGAGAAGAAGTCGTGGAGGCGATGCGGGACCACGGCATCGACGTGAACACCGCCCTCGAATCGGGTGCGCTCTCCGTCCTCACACCAGCGGACACCTACCACCGAACCGGCGAGTTCGATCGGGCCACCATGCTGGAATTCTGGGAGGAGTCGCTCGAACAGGCGAAAGACGAAGACGGCTATACGGGACTCAGAGCGGCCGCCGAGATGACGTGGGCACTGGAGGGAGACACGAGTGCCGACGAACTGGTCGAGTACGAGGCCGTGCTCAATTCCCTCTACCAGGACGAAGACTACGCCGTCATGTGCCAGTACAACCGAGAGCGATTCCCGGCGTCAGTTATCCACGACGTCATCAAGACGCACCCACACATCGTCTCCGACAGCACCGTCTCACAGAACTTCTACTACACACCACCCGAGAAGTTCTTCGGCTCCGAGAAGGCGGAGGCGAAGGTCGATCGTATGATGCAGACGCTGCAAGAGCGGACGGAGGTGAAGACGGCATTAACGGAACGACAAGAATATCTGGAGCGAGTTTTCGAGAGCAGTCACGACGGCATCCTCATCGTCGACCCCGAAGCGGACGAGATCGTCGATGCGAACCGGGCCGCAACCGAGATGCTCGGCTATACGTACGACGAATTGGTAGCCCTGGCTCCTTCCGACATACACCCCAGCGAACTCGACGCGTTCCGGGAATTCGTCGAGTGGGTGTTCGAAGACGGCACCGGGTGGACTGATGAACTTACCTGTCACACCAAGAACCGGGGCCAGATTCCAGCAGAGATTTCTGCGTCTCGAATGGAACACAACGGCCGTCCGGTCCTGCTCGCGGTGGTCCGCGACAATAGCGAGCGCAGGAAGTGGGAACGGGCCCAACGGCAATTGTACGAGATAACGTCCGATCCCGATCGGCCGTTCGATGAGAAACTCCAGGACTTACTCGACCTCGGCTGTGAACACTTCGATATGGAACTCGGCGGTATCGCCGTCGCTGAACCGGACACTGATCACTTCGAGGTGGAGATCACGAACGGTGAGCACGAACACCTCGCTCCGGGCAAATCGTATCCTCTCTCCGAAACGTACTGCCGTGTGCCTGCGGACGAAGGGGGAACCTGTGCGATTACCGCTCCGACGAGCGACGGGCTCGAAGGCAAGCTGTGCTACGACCAGTTCGGTGTGCGGACGTACCTCGGAACGTACCTCGAGTTCGAGGACGACAGCAACCGGACGTTCTGGTTTGTTTCGACCGAACCGAGAGCGGACGCGTTTTCGGAGGCCGAACGGACGTTTCAGCACCTGATGGGGCAGTGGGTAAAATACGAACTCGAGCGCCGCCACCGCGAGCAGGAACTTCGCGAGCGCACAGAGCACCTGAGTGCGCTCGTCGAGACCGCGCCCGAGTGTATCAAGACCGTTGCCGACGACGGCACTCTGCTCCAGATGAACTCCGCCGGGCTCGACATGGTGGGGGCCAACTCGGAATCGGCGGTAATCGGCGAATCTGTCTACGGACTGATCGCCCCCGAACACCGCGAGACGTTCCGCGAGTTCAACGAGCGGATCTGTCGGGGCGAGCGAGGCGTCCTGGAGTTCGACATCGTCGGGCTAGACGGCACGCGCCGGCACATGGAAACGCACGCGGCGCCGCTGCATCGCCCCGACGGGACGACGTCTCAGCTTGCGTTGACGCGCGACGTCACCGAACAGGTCGAGCGCGAACGTGAACTCGAACGGACGCTCGACTTACTCGAGAAAACCGAACGCATCGCGGACGTCGGCGGCTGGGAGATCGACCCGGAAACGATGGGCGTGTTCTGGACCGACCACATCTTCGAGCTTCTGGAAGTGGATGCCGACGAGGAACCGCCGCTGGAGGATGCCCTCGACATGTATCACGAGGACGACCAGGTGATCGTCGAGGACGCCGTCGAGAACGCGCTCGACTCGGGCGACCCCTTCGACGTGGAGGCACGGATTCGTACGAACAGCGGCGACATACGGTGGCTGCGGCTGCAGGGTGTTCCGGAGATCGTCGATAACGAGGCCGCCTCGCTCCGCGGAGCGGTTCAGGATATTACTGAACGCAAGCAGCGCGAGCAACGGTTAGAGGAGGTGATCGAGCGACTCGAAGCGTCGAACGAACGGCTCGAGCAGTTCGCCTACGCCGCCTCCCACGACCTGCAGGAACCACTCCGGATGGTCTCGACGTACCTTCAGCTGCTCGAACGACGGTACGAGAACGCGCTCGACGAGGACGGCGAGGAGTTCCTCGAGTTTGCGGTGGACGGGGCCGACCGCATGCGCGAGATGATCGACGGGCTGCTCGCCTATTCGCGGGTCGAGACGCAGGGCGATCCGCTGGAACGCATCGACCTCGACGCCGTGTTCGACGACGTGTTGGCGGATCTTCAAGTCCAGATTTCGGAGAGCGACGCCGAGGTCGCCACCGACGACCTTCCTCGCGTCAGCGGTGATGCCAGCCAGCTCCGCCAGGTATTCCAGAACCTGCTGGAGAACGCGATCACCTACAGCGGCGACGAGAAGCCCCAGATCCACGTCTCGGCCGAACGCGATGGAGCCGAGTGGATCGTGTCGGTCCGCGACGAGGGCATCGGCATCGATACTGACAATCAGGACTGCATCTTCGAGGTGTTCCAGCGCCTTCACACCCACGGCGAGTACGACGGGACCGGCATCGGACTCGCACTATGTGAGCGAATCGTCGAGCGCCACGGCGGGGAGATCTGGGTCGAGTCAGCGCCGGGCGAGGGAGCGACGTTCTCGTTTACGCTGCCAGTAACGGCTGGCGAGCGACGGGAAGTACAGGTGTAA